In Polypterus senegalus isolate Bchr_013 chromosome 12, ASM1683550v1, whole genome shotgun sequence, the following are encoded in one genomic region:
- the LOC120541604 gene encoding uncharacterized protein LOC120541604 isoform X3, with the protein MFHGADPLRRSVRGAAILEKLGINLLYHPIKPWNDWTCFSVPGHRRSFIATILSIWGRIKLPPMVYPSTLSMRRWKWAAAPCKIKWHDRELVQTSGSPESAPPRKPLVGVQESYSMMFSQDLGRCSNDGPSWTSLHDGFPLRMKGVLTHDDHTTAQMERILWMPAEPPGS; encoded by the exons ATGTTTCATGGTGCAGATCCTTTAAGAAGGTCGGTGAGGGGTGCTGCAATCTTAGAAAAACTGGGGATAAATCTTCTGTACCACCCCATCAAACCATGGAACGACTGGACCTGCTTCTCTGTTCCAGGACACAGACGATCCTTTATAGCGACCATATTGTCGATTTGGGGTCGGATCAAACTGCCCCCTATGGTGTACCCGAG CACTTTGTCCATGAGGCGCTGGAAGTGGGCCGCAGCTCCATGCAAAATAAAATGGCATGACCGTGAACTGGTACAAACCTCCGGGAGCCCTGAAAGCG CTCCTCCCAGAAAACCTCTTGTAGGCGTGCAGGAATCCTACAGTATGATGTTCTCACAGGACTTGGGGAG ATGTTCCAATGATGGTCCTTCTTGGACTTCTCTGCATGATG GGTTTCCTTTAAGAATGAAAGGGGTCCTCACACACGATGACCATACAACAGCTCAAATGGAGAGAATCCTGTGGATGCCTGCGGAACCTCCCG GTTCCtaa
- the LOC120541604 gene encoding uncharacterized protein LOC120541604 isoform X2 — protein MFHGADPLRRSVRGAAILEKLGINLLYHPIKPWNDWTCFSVPGHRRSFIATILSIWGRIKLPPMVYPSTLSMRRWKWAAAPCKIKWHDRELVQTSGSPESAPPRKPLVGVQESYSMMFSQDLGRCSNDGPSWTSLHDGFPLRMKGVLTHDDHTTAQMERILWMPAEPPGKCFWEPGCVVAHYQNIFMSSAATFDRTHNVNLYPGKRHFHYRQR, from the exons ATGTTTCATGGTGCAGATCCTTTAAGAAGGTCGGTGAGGGGTGCTGCAATCTTAGAAAAACTGGGGATAAATCTTCTGTACCACCCCATCAAACCATGGAACGACTGGACCTGCTTCTCTGTTCCAGGACACAGACGATCCTTTATAGCGACCATATTGTCGATTTGGGGTCGGATCAAACTGCCCCCTATGGTGTACCCGAG CACTTTGTCCATGAGGCGCTGGAAGTGGGCCGCAGCTCCATGCAAAATAAAATGGCATGACCGTGAACTGGTACAAACCTCCGGGAGCCCTGAAAGCG CTCCTCCCAGAAAACCTCTTGTAGGCGTGCAGGAATCCTACAGTATGATGTTCTCACAGGACTTGGGGAG ATGTTCCAATGATGGTCCTTCTTGGACTTCTCTGCATGATG GGTTTCCTTTAAGAATGAAAGGGGTCCTCACACACGATGACCATACAACAGCTCAAATGGAGAGAATCCTGTGGATGCCTGCGGAACCTCCCG GGAAATGCTTCTGGGAACCGGGTTGCGTAGTCGCacactaccaaaatatatttatgtccaGTGCAGCTACGTTTGACAGGACCCACAATGTCAACCTCTATCCTGGAAAAAGGCACTTCCACTACAGGCAAAG ATAG
- the LOC120541604 gene encoding uncharacterized protein LOC120541604 isoform X1, whose protein sequence is MFHGADPLRRSVRGAAILEKLGINLLYHPIKPWNDWTCFSVPGHRRSFIATILSIWGRIKLPPMVYPSTLSMRRWKWAAAPCKIKWHDRELVQTSGSPESAPPRKPLVGVQESYSMMFSQDLGRCSNDGPSWTSLHDGFPLRMKGVLTHDDHTTAQMERILWMPAEPPGKCFWEPGCVVAHYQNIFMSSAATFDRTHNVNLYPGKRHFHYRQRY, encoded by the exons ATGTTTCATGGTGCAGATCCTTTAAGAAGGTCGGTGAGGGGTGCTGCAATCTTAGAAAAACTGGGGATAAATCTTCTGTACCACCCCATCAAACCATGGAACGACTGGACCTGCTTCTCTGTTCCAGGACACAGACGATCCTTTATAGCGACCATATTGTCGATTTGGGGTCGGATCAAACTGCCCCCTATGGTGTACCCGAG CACTTTGTCCATGAGGCGCTGGAAGTGGGCCGCAGCTCCATGCAAAATAAAATGGCATGACCGTGAACTGGTACAAACCTCCGGGAGCCCTGAAAGCG CTCCTCCCAGAAAACCTCTTGTAGGCGTGCAGGAATCCTACAGTATGATGTTCTCACAGGACTTGGGGAG ATGTTCCAATGATGGTCCTTCTTGGACTTCTCTGCATGATG GGTTTCCTTTAAGAATGAAAGGGGTCCTCACACACGATGACCATACAACAGCTCAAATGGAGAGAATCCTGTGGATGCCTGCGGAACCTCCCG GGAAATGCTTCTGGGAACCGGGTTGCGTAGTCGCacactaccaaaatatatttatgtccaGTGCAGCTACGTTTGACAGGACCCACAATGTCAACCTCTATCCTGGAAAAAGGCACTTCCACTACAGGCAAAGGTATTAG